In the genome of Myxococcus guangdongensis, the window CCAGGCCCACGGGGGAGATGAATCGGAGCTGCCGCGAGAATGGACCGATGACCTCGGGCTGAGCGAGGCGGGCCGGCGCTAGTACGAGGACCGAGGGGGCTCGCTCTTCCATCCATCGGAGCAACGGGCTCAGACCCTCCGGTGCTCCCGCGTAGAGCACCGCGACGGGAGTCCGTGCTGGCCACGCGTCAGGGAGTCCGCCAGGCAGAATGAGCTCCGTGATGGACGGCAGCTCCCGGCGCGTCATCTCGTCCTTCACGGCGCGTGTCCACGCTTCGCCCGCCTCATCTCCCGAGTGCGCCACGACGAGGGATGCACGCCGCAGCCGCGGCTCTTGGTTGCTCGCGAGCCACTGCACCGCAAGACGCGCGAGCGAGGGCTCATCCGGGTAGAGGAAGAACACGGGGCTGTCCACGTCGGAGGTTCCGCCGCGCAAGGTCAGCGGCAACACGAGTGGAGCTCCCTCCCGGGTGAGCCTCGCATCAGAGGGTTGCGGCCCTCTCCGCAGGCTGCCCACCAGCGCGAACACGCCGCGCTCCAACAGTCGCTCCGTGGCATCGGCCTGCAGCGAGGGGGCCTGTGCCGCGTCATCCTCCACCACCAACTCCAGCCTCCTGCGGAACACGCCGCCCCGCGCGTTCACGTCCTCGAACACCGCGCGCAGGACGGCGGCCGCCTCCTGACCCGCGGGCCCCAGTCTTCCCGTGAGCGGCAGCGCCGCCCCCACCGTGATCGCCGTGGGACTCACTCCGGGGTCGGGGCGTTCACCCAGCTCCCCCAGGTACGCGAGCAGCTCCCGGCGTGAGACGTCGTCCAACTCATACCGAGGCATCGCCACGCTCAGCGCCCGTCCGCTGGCGGAGCGCCCCTCGGTGATGGCGCGCAGCAACGTGTCCCGCGTGTAGGCCGGTCGCGACCTGTCCTCCAATTCGCCCACGGCGCGCGGGCGCGAGTGGAAGAGCGCGCCCGGCGTGATGTCTGGCACTTCCACGCCGCCCTCGGCGCTGCCTCGTCCCGCGGGCCCGTGGCAGCGCGCGCACGCGGCCACCTCTCCGCCGAGCTCCACGCGCTCGGGCGCGAGGAATCCCATCAACGGCGTACCCCGGACGCTCTGTCCTCGCTGAAAGAGCATGCGCCCACGCCGGGCATGCTCCGGGTCCTCGGGCGTCGATGCCGACCTGCAGCCGAGCCACGCCGAGGCGAGCACCATCAGGACTCCGAGGACGCGCATGGGACTACCTCGGGGCATTCAGGTTCTCGACGGCATGGACGATGTTCTCCACCTGGGCCATCGCTGGCGACTTCACCCACACGCCCGTGGCCGCGTCACCGATGAGCAGCGTGGTGTTGTGCGCATCCGGGTCGTCCACGTAGCCGCCCAGCTTCTTGAGCACGCGCGTGATGTTCTCGCGCGCACCCGTGAGGAAGTACCAACCCGGCTTCACCCCGAGCTTCTTCGTGAAGGCCCCCAGGCTCTTCGGTGTGTCGTTCGCGGGGTCCACCGAGAGGGTGATCATCGTGATGTCCCGTCCCACGCGCTCGCCGAGCCGCTGCTGGACCTGCGTGAGGTGCTTCGTGATGGGCGAGCACGCCCCCTTGCACGACGTGAAGGCGAAGTTGATGAGCACCTTCCGGCCTCGCACCAGGTCCTCGTAGAAGCGGTGGGTGCGGCCGTCCTGGTCCACCAGCTCCGTGTTCGTGAAGTACTTCGCCGCGGCCTCATCCTGGGCCCGCGCGTCGTCCTGGGGCGCGTCGCCGCGCAGCTCGGAGGGGCCCGCCGAGGCGGCCTGCACCTCACGAATCGCGGCGAGCAACACGCTGGGCGCGCCCAGCCCATCCACTCGCGTCCACGTGTCGGAGACAGCGTTGCCCACCAGCACCGTGGGACGGTGGGCCTCCTTGTCCGGCACATAGCCCCCCAACGCCACCAAGGCCTGCTTCACCTTCGCGGGGTCGCCCGTGAGGAAGGACCAACCCGGACGGGGCTGGAAGGGCGCGGCGAAGCGCGCGAGGCGATCGGGCGTGTCATTGGCCACGTCCAGGGTGATCGAGATGAAGCGCACGGGGCTGTCGGCCCCCAGCTCCTTCTGGACGCGCGCGACGGTGGCCGTCATCGGTGAGCAGATGGTCTTGCAGCGCGTGAAGATGAAGTTGATGGCCACCGTGTGGCCTCGGACCAGATCCGACCACAGCTTCACCGTGCGCCCCGCCTGGTCCACCAGCTCCACGTCGGGCACCTCGACGCGCGGTGCGGTGGAGGCCTTGGGCGGCGTGGGCACCGCCACGTCCTCGGCCCCGGCGAGGGAACTCCACACGGTGAGCAGAACGAACAGCGAGCGCATGGACACCGTCATCGTGCGACCTCGGAGAGGGAGGCGCTCGCCGGGGCGGGAGCTTCGACGACGCCGAAGGTGAAGTGCGGCAGACGACCCAGGTCGATGTTCCGGCTCTCCACGCCCACCACCAGCTTGTACTGGCCAGGGGAGGGTGGGGCGAAGTCCACCTCGAACTCTCCGTCGGTGGTGAGGCGAGGCTCGGTGCGCCACTGCCACGTGCCGGGCGTCTTGAACATCAACACCCGGACCTCCTCGGGCCGCACCGGACGCGGGTCCATGCCCGGCATGGGCTCGAGGCGGAAGCGCAAGGGCGTGGTGGTCCCCGCCGTGAAGTGCCGCGCCGGGTCGAATCGAGGCGTGAGCTTCAGCGGGAGCTTCTTCGCGAGCGCCGCGTCCTCGGGCACCCCCCCCACCTTCCACTCCATGCAGACGATGGTGCGCGGATTGTCCAGGAGGAAGGCCACGTCGTAGGTGCCGTTCTCGCGCACCGTGGCGGTGGCCGCGTAGGTCCCGGCCTCCACCTCGCGCAGCGAGCGGTCCAGCACCAGCACGGCCCGAGGCTCGCGGCCGTAGTTCAGGTGCGTTCCCCGCGGCGCCATCATGCCCTCCTGGTAGAGGAACAGGGCCCGGTCCGCCGCGCCCGCGACGATGACGCCGTTGCCCTCGGGGAGCGCGGCGATGGGGTCCGAGCGTCCCAGCCCGCGCGCATCCGCGGGCGCCAGCTGCCCCATGGTGACGTTCACCACGGACGGACTGCTCGCGCCGCCCAGCGTGCTCAGCTCCACCAGGGACACGCGACCGCTGGTGGTGTTGCGCACGTACGCGAACGCATCCGTGAAGACGACCGAGTCCGGCGCGGCGAAGCCCTCGAGCGAGTGCGCCACCTGGCTGGTCGCCGCGTCGATGATGTCCACGCCGCCCGCGTCCGGGTGGAGCAGGAAGGCCCAGCGCCCCGTGCGGTCGAACCTCAGCGCCCCCAGCCCCGGCTTCACCGAGATGCGGCGGGATACCTCGCGCCGCGCCACGTCCAACACCAGCACCTCGCTCGTGCGCGGCTGCGCCACGAAGACCGCCCGCGCCACGGCACTCCACGCGACGTCTCCCGCGCCCACACCCACGCTCACGGTGCCCAGCACCTCGCGTGATGCGACATCCACCGCCGTCAGCACGTCGGCCTCCGTGCTGGTGATCCACGCGGTGCGACCCTCGTCCGAGAATGTCACCTCGTGGCGCCCCGCGCCCACGTCCAGCGACGCCAGCTCCGTGTGCGCCGTGGTGTCGAGGATGCTCACCGTGCCGTCCCCGTCATTGCTCACCCAGGCCGTGCGGCCATCGGGCGCCACCACGATTCGTCCGGGGCGCTGACCGACGCGAATCGTCCGCGTCGTGAGGAATCGCTGCAGGTCCACCACGGACACGCTGTCGCCGCTGGCCACCGTCGCGTACATCGCGGAGCGGTCCTTCAGGAGCGCCCAGTCCGCCACCTCTCCACCCAGCGACACCAGGCTGTGCAGCTTGGTGCGCTCGAAGGCGAGCTGCGGATTGATGACGGACACCGTCTGGTCGTGGTTCAGCGTGAGGAACCAATAGGCGTTCAGGTCCACCTCCGCCTTCGTGGACAAGAGGCCCCCCAGGTACGACTTCACGCGCTCCTTGCAGGCCGCGTCGTCCGGAGCCGCCTCACCCGGGGCGCGCGGAGACATCCAGCCCAGCACGCGACGCCCCTGCAGGGACGCGCCGGTCTTCGCGTCCGCGAGCACGAAGCGCGCGGTGCCCTGCAGCGCGGACCCGGCGGCGGCCTCCCGGGGGCGTGCCCTCAGCGCGAGGTCGAAGGACACGCGGACGCCCTCTCGCTCCGCGAAGACAGGCGCCACGGGTGCCGGAGGAGGTGAGTCCTCGGGAGGAGGCGGCGACGCATCGGGGCGCGTGGCGACGCGCACGGTGGCGAGGGCGCCCGCGAACAGCACGCCCGAGACGAGGAGGACCAG includes:
- a CDS encoding ABC transporter substrate-binding protein, producing the protein MRVLGVLMVLASAWLGCRSASTPEDPEHARRGRMLFQRGQSVRGTPLMGFLAPERVELGGEVAACARCHGPAGRGSAEGGVEVPDITPGALFHSRPRAVGELEDRSRPAYTRDTLLRAITEGRSASGRALSVAMPRYELDDVSRRELLAYLGELGERPDPGVSPTAITVGAALPLTGRLGPAGQEAAAVLRAVFEDVNARGGVFRRRLELVVEDDAAQAPSLQADATERLLERGVFALVGSLRRGPQPSDARLTREGAPLVLPLTLRGGTSDVDSPVFFLYPDEPSLARLAVQWLASNQEPRLRRASLVVAHSGDEAGEAWTRAVKDEMTRRELPSITELILPGGLPDAWPARTPVAVLYAGAPEGLSPLLRWMEERAPSVLVLAPARLAQPEVIGPFSRQLRFISPVGLGERAPSLEDFSAFMARHGLEQGHAAFQLGAYAAARVFVEALTRTGAEVTRASLLLQLESLRDFDTGVSPPLTFGVNRRVGIQGGQLATLEPGTGRLVPASEWLPLSP
- a CDS encoding YncE family protein, translated to MMRKSLVLLVSGVLFAGALATVRVATRPDASPPPPEDSPPPAPVAPVFAEREGVRVSFDLALRARPREAAAGSALQGTARFVLADAKTGASLQGRRVLGWMSPRAPGEAAPDDAACKERVKSYLGGLLSTKAEVDLNAYWFLTLNHDQTVSVINPQLAFERTKLHSLVSLGGEVADWALLKDRSAMYATVASGDSVSVVDLQRFLTTRTIRVGQRPGRIVVAPDGRTAWVSNDGDGTVSILDTTAHTELASLDVGAGRHEVTFSDEGRTAWITSTEADVLTAVDVASREVLGTVSVGVGAGDVAWSAVARAVFVAQPRTSEVLVLDVARREVSRRISVKPGLGALRFDRTGRWAFLLHPDAGGVDIIDAATSQVAHSLEGFAAPDSVVFTDAFAYVRNTTSGRVSLVELSTLGGASSPSVVNVTMGQLAPADARGLGRSDPIAALPEGNGVIVAGAADRALFLYQEGMMAPRGTHLNYGREPRAVLVLDRSLREVEAGTYAATATVRENGTYDVAFLLDNPRTIVCMEWKVGGVPEDAALAKKLPLKLTPRFDPARHFTAGTTTPLRFRLEPMPGMDPRPVRPEEVRVLMFKTPGTWQWRTEPRLTTDGEFEVDFAPPSPGQYKLVVGVESRNIDLGRLPHFTFGVVEAPAPASASLSEVAR
- a CDS encoding SCO family protein produces the protein MTVSMRSLFVLLTVWSSLAGAEDVAVPTPPKASTAPRVEVPDVELVDQAGRTVKLWSDLVRGHTVAINFIFTRCKTICSPMTATVARVQKELGADSPVRFISITLDVANDTPDRLARFAAPFQPRPGWSFLTGDPAKVKQALVALGGYVPDKEAHRPTVLVGNAVSDTWTRVDGLGAPSVLLAAIREVQAASAGPSELRGDAPQDDARAQDEAAAKYFTNTELVDQDGRTHRFYEDLVRGRKVLINFAFTSCKGACSPITKHLTQVQQRLGERVGRDITMITLSVDPANDTPKSLGAFTKKLGVKPGWYFLTGARENITRVLKKLGGYVDDPDAHNTTLLIGDAATGVWVKSPAMAQVENIVHAVENLNAPR